A stretch of Acropora palmata chromosome 9, jaAcrPala1.3, whole genome shotgun sequence DNA encodes these proteins:
- the LOC141893333 gene encoding uncharacterized protein LOC141893333, which produces MEAKCSFSGIVGGSCTYERRDRAKNTEVIPLLHCNREIAGHKSTWKIADVETEVELILARASIFNFPENIAQLTICPYHRSSLGIGWRSGSQRCQIPRDLSNHCDERKWPRGERGLGKIGSDFVYQKTGVLVPVGSGLCRNCRVLLAKMESKEEPEAEREVTTEEFAGGTEVLFSMENLSLMDTERHNPVTTSTPFQPCHRGLENETPESGLVSRLDMVRDDTWNITETPLHRKSQIPPVP; this is translated from the exons ATGGAAGCGAAGTGCTCTTTCAGCGGTATTGTTGGAGGTTCGTGTACATACGAGCGAAGAGATCGAGCGAAGAACACAGAAGTTATTCCCTTGTTACACTGCAATCGAGAAATAGCAGGGCATAAATCTACGTGGAAAATCGCAGATGTGGAAACTGAGGTAGAATTGATACTTGCTAGAGCATCAATATTTAACTTTCCTGAAAACATTGCTCAGTTGACCATTTGCCCATACCACCGCTCATCCTTGGGCATTGGATGGCGTAGTGGATCGCAACGGTGTCAGATTCCTCGGGATCTATCCAACCACTGTGACGAACGAAAATGGCCGAGAGGAGAGAGAGGCCTCGGGAAAATCGGGTCCGACTTTGTTTATCAGAAAACAGGTGTACTTGTTCCTGTAGGATCAG GTCTTTGTCGCAACTGCAGAGttttacttgcaaaaatgGAAAGTAAAGAAGAACCGGAAGCTGAAAGAGAGGTAACGACTGAAGAGTTTGCGGGTGGCACCGAAGTACTCTTCTCCATGGAAAATCTATCCCTA ATGGATACAGAAAGGCATAACCCTGTAACAACAAGTACTCCTTTCCAGCCGTGCCACAGAGGACTTGAGAATGAAACCCCCGAGAGTGGCCTTGTTTCCCGATTAGACATGGTGCGTGATGATACTTGGAATATAACGGAAACACCTCTACATCGGAAATCGCAGATACCCCCAGTTCCTTAG